GAGCCCCCGACCTCTTCGTCATGACCAAAGGCAAGGTAGAACGTCCGCTCAGGCTGATAGCCTTCTGCGATCAACCGTTCGACGGCTTCAAGCGCCGCCACCACCCCGATCTTGTCATCCAGCGTACCGCGACCCCAGACGAATCCGTCCAATCGCTCGCCCCCGAACGGCGGATGCACCCATAGAGAATCCGCACCCGGAGGAACGACGTCAAGATGTCCCATAAGAAGCACAGGGGGCCGGTCCTGCGTGGAGCCCTCCCAGGTAAGCAGCAGACTAAGCCCGGAAATCCTCTCCACGCGCAGCGTCCCGAACACGCCGGGATAGACATCCCGCAAATATGCATGTAACGAGAGGAACGCGGTCGTGTCGACAAGACTTGTGTCCTGACTGGAGATCGTTGGAAATCGGATCGCACCGGCGAGCCTCTCCTCCGCCTCTGCGAAACCATCGGCAATAGCGGTCCGCTCTACTCGATCGTCATCGACAGGCACATCGAGAACGGCTCGCACCACTAGCACCGCGGACAGCGCCACAAGACCCACCAGAACAACGACGATGATCCGCTTCATTCGAATGCCACTATCGAAGCTGTGCGAACGTGTCACACGCCTCTAGTGTCGCTGAGTTGAAGCCCGTCCGGAACCACTGCGAGCGCTGCGCCGACGTTCCGTGCGTAAACCCCTCCGGCTGGACGCGCCTGCCGGACATTCGCTGAAGTCGATCATCCCCGATAGACGCTGCCGCATTGAGCGCCTCCTCGAGGTCACCCTCATCAAGAATCCCCCTCGTCTGATCAGCCTGGCGCGCCCACAGACCCGCATAGCAGTCCGCCTGCAGTTCCATCAAGACTGACACGGCATTGCGATCGGCCCGTCCGAGGCGACCCTGCAAACGACGCACCTCGCGCTCCGTGCCCAGCAGGCTCTGGACATGATGCCCCACCTCGTGTGCGATCACATACGCAAGAGCGAAATCACCATGCGCACCGAAGCGCCTGAGCTGCTCGAGAAAGCTGAGGTCCAGGTACACTTTGTTATCTCCCGGACAGTAGAACGGACCGGTGGCAGCCGTATTCATTCCGCATGCCGATTCGACGGCGTCCGTAAAGAGTACAAGGTTGGGCTCGGCGTAGCGGCTGCCATACTTCGAGAATACCGAGGACCACGCATCCTCCGTATCTGCAAGAACAACGGATACAAATTGAGCGAGTTCGTCAGATGCTTGCGTGGCGACCGGCGGAGCGGACTGGACCATCGGTGCACCGGCTCCACCCAGTACCTCCAGCAATTTCCCGGCATCCTCACCCATGAACAGAACAGCAAGGAGCGCCACGACTATGAATCCCCCGCCGACTTTCGTCGCCGGCCTTCTCATCATCCGGCCCCCGCGACCGCGACGATCCTCAACGTTTTGACTTCGTCGCCCTGACTTCCACTTCATGGAACGTGTCCCTCAACAATTGTAGCTATTGCGGCCATGCCCGGCGCTTCACTTGCGCCACCGAGAACTTGAATGGCAATTCGATACGTGAGGCAGACCGGATACAGTATTCGGTCGCGGGCCCAAGGCTCAGTTGTCGCCTCCACAGAGCCCTTCCTGGACTCTCCGCGATCGGCCTGATCTCATTCAGAAATGTGGCCGTACTTACTCCGTCCGGCTTGTCAAACCAGTACGCGAAGTCCGCGTCCAGAATTGGCGCTCCGGCCTCGAGTGCATAGATACTCCCGGTACCCGTCTCGGAGTACGATGCCACGTGATCGTGCGTTTCAGCGTGACGGTCTGCCGCGGCTCGATCGTTGAGAATACCCAGCGACTCAAAATCGTTCACAAGATACCAGTCTTCGTAAACGTCGGATTTCTGGACCCACGGAAGACCCTCAAAGCAACAGGAGGTTGAAGACTGGAATCCTTGAGGAGTGTTGACGGTGAGCGAACGATGGAATGCGGAAAGTCCACTTTCATAGGCCCCGGCGGGCACATCCGCCAGTCGGGTATGCCAGAAAACGTAAGCGATCATGTATGGTCTCCGGGTATTCCTGGTGTACTTTCTGACCGCGAAATGTGACACCGAGACGACCGCATCGCAACCACCTGGTCACACACTGCGATCGAGCAAGCTCTACTTGTCTTTGTCGGGATGCTGAAACAGTGCGCACACGGCGCCTGCCGGATCGCGCACCACACAGTAGCGCCCGCCCGCCAATCCTCGCGGAGCAACGATAACCTCACCCCCCAGTTGCTGGCATTGCTCGGCGCTGTCCGCCACGTCCTTTACGTTGAAATAGACCATCCACACGGGAGGCACGTCCGCATTGGATCCGCGTGCGTGACACACGCCGGCGACGCCGTCCGCGCTGCCCGCAGGTCGCATGA
This DNA window, taken from Rhodothermales bacterium, encodes the following:
- a CDS encoding zinc metallopeptidase produces the protein MKWKSGRRSQNVEDRRGRGGRMMRRPATKVGGGFIVVALLAVLFMGEDAGKLLEVLGGAGAPMVQSAPPVATQASDELAQFVSVVLADTEDAWSSVFSKYGSRYAEPNLVLFTDAVESACGMNTAATGPFYCPGDNKVYLDLSFLEQLRRFGAHGDFALAYVIAHEVGHHVQSLLGTEREVRRLQGRLGRADRNAVSVLMELQADCYAGLWARQADQTRGILDEGDLEEALNAAASIGDDRLQRMSGRRVQPEGFTHGTSAQRSQWFRTGFNSATLEACDTFAQLR
- a CDS encoding VOC family protein, giving the protein METNVGSIGWVDLTVEDASTVRDFYEAVVGWESDEFDMGEYSDFVMRPAGSADGVAGVCHARGSNADVPPVWMVYFNVKDVADSAEQCQQLGGEVIVAPRGLAGGRYCVVRDPAGAVCALFQHPDKDK